The Desulfonatronovibrio magnus sequence GTCATATTCAAATGATCAGTCATGTAAAACCCCTGTGTTATCGTCTTTTGATTAACAATAAGCTGGTTCAGATCACTCAGGGACTGGCCTGCAAGGTCCTGGTTCGTCAGAATGAAGATAAATCTCAGCTGGCCATGATTTCTCATGAATCGGATCTTGAAGTCATGCAACTTCTTGGTAAAAATAATGTCAGGCAGGTTTATGAACGGCTGAGCATACGACAGGGAGTAATAATTAAATTAGAGTCAGTAGTTGAATTTAAAGATCACATTCCCATGGTAAAAAAAATGCTGATAATTAACACAAGGTGCGGAAGCAGGATTTATATCAATAACAGGCAGGCCAGGCTGATGGTCGTCAGCATAGACAGCAAGCCTGATGGGTTCAAAGTAGTCAGTCTTGGACGATATAGATCCCCTGGTTTTGAGTTGAAAAAAATGTTTATTCGTTAGTCTGATTCCGAGTTAAAAGTGGTTGACACTCATTATCGAATCTCTTAAAAGCCTGCTTGCGCTGCTTTTATGTTGTCGCAAAAAAATATTATCCCATCTTCTTCATCTGTAATTTAATGTAAGCAGAGCTTGATGGCTTTCTGACCTAAGGTGTGTTCTACGGTCCTCAGGCATTTGGCGCTGAGGAAAGTGAGGGCGCAACAGTGTGAATCGCACCGCAATGGTGGTGGTGCTGTTTGTTTGTTGCGCTTTTTTTTGTAAATCTGCAGATATTGAGAGTTAAAATCTTTTCTATTCATTTAGACTCTAAAGGAGGTTGGTGTGAAGAGTAAGTTTTGCTTTATGGTTATTCTAATCTTTTTCTGCTTTGCGGGGAGTGCCAGGGCGCACTCCCCATTGCTCATGTGCTATGACGAAGGGGACGGCACAATCCTGTGTGAAGGCGGATGGTCAGATGGTTCTTGCGCATCATGTACCCCCATCTATGTCATTGATCAGGAATCAGGGGGCATGCTGGCCTGTGGCATGCTGGACAGGGCTGGTTTTTTTGAATTTGATAAACCTGGTGGTGATTTTGTGGTTCTTTTCGACGGAGGTGAAGGCCACACCCTGGAGCTGCTCAGCTCTGAGGTAGTTGAATAAATTTAAAAGGAAAGAATATATGAATAACAGATCATTTAAAATCATCAGGCAGACAGGCTGGGCCGGGATTTGAGGCGTCAACAAAGAGGTGAATAACAGTTTATTCCCACTTCCTTGTCTTAGCCTTTGTAACTATTCAGCACAATCGAATTAGAAGACCTGGACCCCGGATCTGGTCCGGGGTGACGGATAAAGTTGGCTGCTGCTCTTCTCCGTCATTCCGGCGAAAGCCGGAATCCAGTGCCTTTGAATAACCATATTCCGTATGTGGTGAATAGATACTAATGCGGGCCATGCCCGCAACCCAAGAAAAAATACTTAACCGCCCGTTCGAAGACTCACTCAAGACGCAAAGGTCGCAAAGGAAGGCAGGAAGTTTTTTTTCATTTGCCGGGTAACGGCAAATGAAAAGGCAGCCTTGTCCAAAACCGTGTCCCGGTTTTGGACAATACACCTGCTTCGCGTCTTTAACTTTGCGAACTTGGCGCCTTTGCGGTTCAAATTTTTCTTGTTTTTTGTGACAAGATTTCAATAGTAAGCCACTAACCTTTTACCTTTAACTTTTTACTCCCAAATTAAGGAGATATAAATGAATCTGCAATTAAAAGCCCTGTGCGGGTTGATGATGTTCCTGGTTCTGGTCATGGGATCTGCCCTGCCTGCCACAGCAGACTGCGGTGCTGGAGATGGAAGTTATACCCAGGCTGCCAGAGATCTGGCACCCGTCACAGTCATCAGG is a genomic window containing:
- a CDS encoding ferrous iron transport protein A, translated to MSPGLDLIEPGSKVVLDEVMDDNLARRLAGVGIKPGAELHISLEPAAERSVQVLAKHGMVILDPGMAAGVFVHHDDDHRTPVSEMFPGESGYVQAMTCGACLEDVLNDLGVQKGSHIQMISHVKPLCYRLLINNKLVQITQGLACKVLVRQNEDKSQLAMISHESDLEVMQLLGKNNVRQVYERLSIRQGVIIKLESVVEFKDHIPMVKKMLIINTRCGSRIYINNRQARLMVVSIDSKPDGFKVVSLGRYRSPGFELKKMFIR